In Brienomyrus brachyistius isolate T26 chromosome 3, BBRACH_0.4, whole genome shotgun sequence, the following proteins share a genomic window:
- the cep41 gene encoding centrosomal protein of 41 kDa isoform X1: MSAKRSIGNAEYLKRRIPQNPRYQHVKSRLDTGCSLTKYLDRLEEMKRNYRYRRGELFRRLKVSTFAQLVIQVASVSDDEINGETQNLNDIPTVSPEAHGDHLPEDHLSEDPYSCLPTTPVQFDDNSVDVDVELSPRSTLQSVISGVGELDLDGERCVKLAAVCGPQSWESPYADCPYLLLDVRDRDEYDQCHVISAHSYPVATLSRTMNPYIKEVLDYKNALGKIIILYDEDERIASQAATTMCERGFENLFMLSGGLKVLAQKFPEGMTTGTIPVRCLPSPSNAGQPRHCSSRPVEKAPHPAEKKWRFTHEDLSKIQIQLEEMLISTDNSSRLSRMSVSRAESQTSSARFRKTPSVTGSESARSQSSRPWK; encoded by the exons ATGTCAGCTAAAAGAAGCATTGGGAATGCAGAG TACCTAAAGAGGAGAATCCCACAGAACCCCAGATATCAGCATGTGAAATCAAGGCTCGACACAG GCTGCAGCCTGACAAAGTACCTGGACAGGCTGGAGGAGATGAAGCGGA ATTACAGATATAGAAGGGGTGAGCTCTTTAGAAGACTCAAGGTTTCCACCTTTGCTCAGCTG GTCATTCAGGTTGCCTCAGTGTCAGATGATGAGATTAATGGAGAAACACAGAATCTAAATG ACATCCCCACTGTATCACCCGAAGCACACGGGGACCATCTTCCCGAGGATCATCTTTCTGAGGACCCTTACAGCTGTCTGCCGACAACGCCTGTGCAGTTTGATGATAACAGTGTTGATGTGGATGTGGAACTCTCCCCACGGTCCACGCTACAAAG CGTCATCAGCGGCGTGGGTGAACTGGACCTGGATGGAGAGAGATGTGTGAAACTTGCGGCAGTGTGCGGCCCCCAGAGTTGGGAGTCGCCCTACGCAGACTGTCCCTACCTGCTGCTGGACGTGCGCGACAGGGATGAGTACGACCAGTGCCACGTGATCAGCG CTCACAGCTACCCCGTGGCTACTCTATCGCGGACGATGAACCCCTACATCAAAGAGGTGCTGGACTAC AAAAATGCTCTTGGTAAgattattattctgtacgatgaGGATGAGAGAATCGCCTCCCAGGCTGCGACTACCATGTGCGAACGAGGCTTCGAGAACCTCTTCATGCTCTCTGGAG GGCTGAAGGTGCTCGCTCAGAAGTTTCCGGAAGGCATGACCACGGGCACCATCCCAGTCCGTTGCCTGCCCTCTCCCTCAAATGCTGGACAGCCACGGCACTGTAGCTCCCGCCCTGTAGAGAAGGCGCCCCACCCCGCAGAGAAGAAATGGCGCTTCACCCATGAAGATCTGAGCAAGATCCAGATCCAGCTGGAGGAGATGCTGATATCGACTGACAACAGCA GTCGGCTCAGCCGAATGTCCGTCTCCCGTGCTGAGTCCCAAACTTCCAGCGCAAGATTCCGGAAAACTCCCTCAGTGACGGGTTCAGAAAGCGCCAGGTCACAGAGCAGCAGGCCCTGGAAATAA
- the cep41 gene encoding centrosomal protein of 41 kDa isoform X2, with the protein MNLIKEWEDVGDDASDECQGPDYRYRRGELFRRLKVSTFAQLVIQVASVSDDEINGETQNLNDIPTVSPEAHGDHLPEDHLSEDPYSCLPTTPVQFDDNSVDVDVELSPRSTLQSVISGVGELDLDGERCVKLAAVCGPQSWESPYADCPYLLLDVRDRDEYDQCHVISAHSYPVATLSRTMNPYIKEVLDYKNALGKIIILYDEDERIASQAATTMCERGFENLFMLSGGLKVLAQKFPEGMTTGTIPVRCLPSPSNAGQPRHCSSRPVEKAPHPAEKKWRFTHEDLSKIQIQLEEMLISTDNSSRLSRMSVSRAESQTSSARFRKTPSVTGSESARSQSSRPWK; encoded by the exons ATGAATCTCATTAAGGAGTGGGAAGATGTAGGTGATGATGCAAGTGATGAGTGCCAAGGTCCAG ATTACAGATATAGAAGGGGTGAGCTCTTTAGAAGACTCAAGGTTTCCACCTTTGCTCAGCTG GTCATTCAGGTTGCCTCAGTGTCAGATGATGAGATTAATGGAGAAACACAGAATCTAAATG ACATCCCCACTGTATCACCCGAAGCACACGGGGACCATCTTCCCGAGGATCATCTTTCTGAGGACCCTTACAGCTGTCTGCCGACAACGCCTGTGCAGTTTGATGATAACAGTGTTGATGTGGATGTGGAACTCTCCCCACGGTCCACGCTACAAAG CGTCATCAGCGGCGTGGGTGAACTGGACCTGGATGGAGAGAGATGTGTGAAACTTGCGGCAGTGTGCGGCCCCCAGAGTTGGGAGTCGCCCTACGCAGACTGTCCCTACCTGCTGCTGGACGTGCGCGACAGGGATGAGTACGACCAGTGCCACGTGATCAGCG CTCACAGCTACCCCGTGGCTACTCTATCGCGGACGATGAACCCCTACATCAAAGAGGTGCTGGACTAC AAAAATGCTCTTGGTAAgattattattctgtacgatgaGGATGAGAGAATCGCCTCCCAGGCTGCGACTACCATGTGCGAACGAGGCTTCGAGAACCTCTTCATGCTCTCTGGAG GGCTGAAGGTGCTCGCTCAGAAGTTTCCGGAAGGCATGACCACGGGCACCATCCCAGTCCGTTGCCTGCCCTCTCCCTCAAATGCTGGACAGCCACGGCACTGTAGCTCCCGCCCTGTAGAGAAGGCGCCCCACCCCGCAGAGAAGAAATGGCGCTTCACCCATGAAGATCTGAGCAAGATCCAGATCCAGCTGGAGGAGATGCTGATATCGACTGACAACAGCA GTCGGCTCAGCCGAATGTCCGTCTCCCGTGCTGAGTCCCAAACTTCCAGCGCAAGATTCCGGAAAACTCCCTCAGTGACGGGTTCAGAAAGCGCCAGGTCACAGAGCAGCAGGCCCTGGAAATAA